A single region of the Salvia splendens isolate huo1 chromosome 18, SspV2, whole genome shotgun sequence genome encodes:
- the LOC121776250 gene encoding uncharacterized protein LOC121776250 isoform X2 produces MADSTSLFPFQPQDQNDFNLDDDDLLDTEDLFSDPVIWQVCNDLTGNSPPLNPAFLQPLAQYNCACCQILREITHTNGINLKRLEIHGVFGIITHALLGIYDCGSSLQTQDSQMFDFHKESTVTVKNFLVEYYEVCRREGYSPMQDPLSTFYEALSVGFNQPDNTPHFLQFTPDMTGDFQSEQLNEAGGSMKIPLAMQRERTRNLGLNDFVEYFHLPIEEAARKLNICPTVMKKICRKNGVVR; encoded by the exons ATGGCAGACTCAACCTCCCTGTTCCCTTTCCAACCCCAAGACCAAAACGACTTCAACTTGGACGACGACGATCTCTTGGACACAGAGGATCTGTTTTCGGATCCCGTAATTTGGCAAGTTTGCAATGATTTAACCGGAAACTCACCGCCTCTCAACCCTGCCTTCCTCCAACCATTGGCTCAGTATAACTGCGCTTGCTGTCAAATCCTTCGAGAGATCACTCACACCAATG GCATCAATTTGAAGCGGCTGGAAATTCATGGAGTGTTTGGGATTATCACTCACGCTCTTCTCGGGATTTATGACTGTGGCTCGTCTTTGCAGACCCAAGATTCCCAAATGTTCGA TTTTCACAAGGAGAGCACGGTGACGGTGAAGAATTTCTTGGTGGAGTATTACGAGGTTTGTAGACGAGAAGGGTACAGTCCGATGCAAGATCCTCTCTCGACCTTCTATGAAGCTCTTAGCGTTGGATTCAACCAACCAGATAACACGCCTCATTTTCTTCAATTCACACCAGATATGACAG GTGATTTTCAAAGTGAGCAGTTGAATGAAGCAGGAGGATCCATGAAGATCCCCCTTGCTATGCAG AGGGAAAGGACTAGAAATCTAGGGCTCAATGACTTTGTAGAATACTTTCATCTTCCGATCGAAGAAGCTGCTCGGAAATTGAATATATGCCCTACAGTCATGAAGAAGATCTGCAGAAAAAATGGTGTTGTAAG ATAA
- the LOC121776250 gene encoding uncharacterized protein LOC121776250 isoform X1 — MADSTSLFPFQPQDQNDFNLDDDDLLDTEDLFSDPVIWQVCNDLTGNSPPLNPAFLQPLAQYNCACCQILREITHTNGINLKRLEIHGVFGIITHALLGIYDCGSSLQTQDSQMFDFHKESTVTVKNFLVEYYEVCRREGYSPMQDPLSTFYEALSVGFNQPDNTPHFLQFTPDMTGDFQSEQLNEAGGSMKIPLAMQRERTRNLGLNDFVEYFHLPIEEAARKLNICPTVMKKICRKNGVVRWPYRKIKSIERKISKSEKAIEESAGEEKAKALEELQQYKIQLNNIYAEFTK; from the exons ATGGCAGACTCAACCTCCCTGTTCCCTTTCCAACCCCAAGACCAAAACGACTTCAACTTGGACGACGACGATCTCTTGGACACAGAGGATCTGTTTTCGGATCCCGTAATTTGGCAAGTTTGCAATGATTTAACCGGAAACTCACCGCCTCTCAACCCTGCCTTCCTCCAACCATTGGCTCAGTATAACTGCGCTTGCTGTCAAATCCTTCGAGAGATCACTCACACCAATG GCATCAATTTGAAGCGGCTGGAAATTCATGGAGTGTTTGGGATTATCACTCACGCTCTTCTCGGGATTTATGACTGTGGCTCGTCTTTGCAGACCCAAGATTCCCAAATGTTCGA TTTTCACAAGGAGAGCACGGTGACGGTGAAGAATTTCTTGGTGGAGTATTACGAGGTTTGTAGACGAGAAGGGTACAGTCCGATGCAAGATCCTCTCTCGACCTTCTATGAAGCTCTTAGCGTTGGATTCAACCAACCAGATAACACGCCTCATTTTCTTCAATTCACACCAGATATGACAG GTGATTTTCAAAGTGAGCAGTTGAATGAAGCAGGAGGATCCATGAAGATCCCCCTTGCTATGCAG AGGGAAAGGACTAGAAATCTAGGGCTCAATGACTTTGTAGAATACTTTCATCTTCCGATCGAAGAAGCTGCTCGGAAATTGAATATATGCCCTACAGTCATGAAGAAGATCTGCAGAAAAAATGGTGTTGTAAGGTGGCCTTATAGAAAG ATAAAAAGCATTGAGAGAAAAATATCAAAGTCTGAGAAGGCTATAGAAGAAAGTGCAGGTGAAGAAAAAGCCAAGGCTTTAGAGGAACTACAGCAATACAAGATACAACTAAATAACATTTATGCAGAATTCACAAAGTAG
- the LOC121776248 gene encoding uncharacterized protein LOC121776248, with protein sequence MDPQAFMRLSIGCLGIRFPGSAAAAENSGICSFSSPCVCEIRLRGFPVQTTPIPFMPSPEATPNSHSVSSSFYLEESDLKALLAPGCFYASNARLEIAVFTGRKGSHCGVGVKRQQIGAFKLNVGPEWCEGKSVILFNGWIGIGKNRHETGKPGAELHLRVKLDPDPRYVFQFEGDTKLSPQIVQLQGNVTQPIFSCKFTRDRASQVDPLSNFWSYTADGSNQDTGRRERKGWRVKIHDLSGSAVAAAFITTPFVPATGGDWVAKSNPGAWLIVRPDPCSSESWQPWGKLEAWRERGGIRDCICFRFHVFSEGQEGGDFLMSEILINAEKGGEFFIDTDRQVRAAAMPLPSPQSSGDFAGLSPVAGGFVMSCRVQGEGKSSKPRVQLAMRHVTCVEDAAIFMALAAAVDLSIEACAPFRRKIRRGNHSW encoded by the exons ATGGATCCTCAGGCTTTTATGAGGTTGTCTATTGGGTGTCTGGGGATTAGATTTCCCGGAAGTGCAGCAGCCGCAGAAAATTCTGGTATTTGTTCGTTCTCTTCTCCATGTGTATGTGAGATACGCCTCCGCGGCTTCCCTGTGCAGACAACACCAATCCCTTTTATGCCATCTCCTGAAGCAACTCCTAATTCTCACAGTGTCTCGTCCAGCTTTTATCTCGAAGAATCCGACTTGAAAGCACTCTTGGCACCTGGATGTTTCTATGCCTCCAATGCGAGGCTCGAGATAGCTGTGTTTACGGGTAGGAAGGGGAGCCATTGTGGTGTTGGTGTCAAGAGGCAACAGATTGGAGCTTTTAAGTTGAATGTGGGCCCCGAATGGTGCGAAGGGAAGTCGGTTATTCTCTTCAATGGCTGGATTGGCATTGGCAAGAACAGGCATGAGACTGGTAAACCAGGAGCCGAACTTCATCTACGGGTCAAGCTGGACCCTGATCCTAGATACGTTTTCCAATTCGAAGGCGATACTAAGTTGAGCCCGCAAATTGTTCAGCTTCAAGGCAATGTCACGCAGCCTATTTTCAGCTGCAAGTTTACTCGAGACAG GGCTTCCCAGGTAGATCCGCTAAGCAACTTCTGGTCATATACAGCCGATGGTTCGAACCAAGACACGGGGAGACGAGAGCGCAAGGGGTGGAGGGTGAAGATACACGACCTATCGGGCTCAGCAGTTGCAGCGGCCTTCATAACAACCCCGTTCGTGCCAGCAACGGGCGGTGACTGGGTGGCGAAGTCCAATCCGGGAGCCTGGCTAATTGTCCGCCCTGATCCGTGCAGCTCCGAGAGCTGGCAGCCGTGGGGGAAGCTCGAAGCCTGGCGTGAACGAGGAGGGATCAGAGACTGCATCTGCTTCCGCTTCCACGTCTTCTCAGAAGGGCAGGAAGGTGGCGACTTTCTCATGTCGGAGATACTAATCAACGCAGAGAAAGGTGGGGAGTTCTTCATAGATACCGACAGACAGGTTCGCGCTGCAGCAATGCCATTACCGAGCCCACAGAGCAGCGGGGACTTCGCAGGGCTGAGCCCGGTGGCTGGTGGGTTCGTCATGAGCTGTAGGGTGCAGGGGGAAGGGAAGTCGAGCAAGCCCCGGGTGCAGCTTGCAATGAGACACGTCACGTGTGTCGAGGACGCCGCCATCTTCATGGCTCTCGCTGCAGCAGTCGACCTTAGCATCGAGGCGTGCGCACCCTTCCGTAGAAAGATCCGAAGAGGCAATCATTCTTGGTGA